AACAACAAGAGCTAATGCATAGTGAACAGCAGGAGCCAACATCAGTTCACTGTGTGAGTATAGTGTCACTCTGTCCGAGAGCAAGCGATACAGTTCTACTACCGGTTTATTCACTATACTGTAATTGTATATTCTGAGATCTACTGTGCCAGGATGCCAATGTCCAGGTACAACCTAGGCTAGCTACTCACCTAGCTACCTTACCACATTCATGACAAGTGCAGCTTCAACACGCATTCCATGCACGTTACATGCAAAGCTCACATGAAACAAGTGCTTTTATTGCCTGCATCACTGCATCAGTGTTGCCCTAATGGTGTTCCATTGGTTAGCACTATGTCCAGGCAGTGTAGGTTAGGTAGGCCCGCCCAGCATGCTTACTGCAAATTCTTGGAATATTTGGCCTAATTATGAAGAGTGACAAGAACGAGGTGCACACCTTGATGGTGAAGGAGTTCACCGCCGTGTCGTCGACGGTGCTGATCTTGGCGTGGAGGATCTCCAGCGACCGGCCCTCGAGTGCGGCGATGACCTTCACCGCCTGCCCTGGCGCGCGGTGCGACACCGTCTTCACCACCAGGTTCGCCCCGGAGAACTCCACCTTCACGTCGGGGACCCCGCCAGCCGCTGCGGGCACCGCCTGCTGCTTGTTGGCAGCGTAGGCGCAGAGCTCGGTGGCGATGGCGTCCAGCGACGGAAGGTACGAGGAGGCTGCGGACTCGTGCGTGGGCGTCATCGATGGGGAAACGTAGGCTGAGCCAGGCGGTGACAGGGGCAGAGGGAGAGGCGGCAGTGGCTTCCTGCATGGCTTGTACGGGCTGCCGGGCGCCGGCGGCGTCCTCGGGCTGATCGGGACGGCGAGCCGCGGGCTCATCGGCGGCGTGGACTTGAGCGGCAGCGGTGGCCGCGGGCTGCAGCACGCCGGCGGCCGCGGGCTGAGGATTACCTGGTCGGTGTAGGCCTTGCGATGCTTCTTGGCCTCCAGCGACTGCAGAACTTGCTGCATCTCCTTGATGTAGTCCACCACCCCTCCTATGATGGACGCTTGGTCCCCCTACACAAAGAATGCAAAAGGAAGGTACAATAAGATGCATTTAGAGCTAAAAATGTGATAAACATGCTATAATAAGCTATTATAGTGGATGTTATAGAGTACATAACTTCCAGGGTATCACGGGCTAACGAGATAATCGATGTTACTGAATGATAGTACTAGTAGAACGTGGAGTAGTAAATGATGGAACAGCTCTATCTATCGACCAACGTGCACGAATAACGAAGAACCTGAATTGCTCTCAGACTTATTCCATGAAATCGATCAAGGTACCAAGCACTTCGATACTAATGCATATAGTAGATAAGGCTACCGAATCTTACTCGCTTGACGTAGAAACAGGGCATGAGGGACCGCAACACGGCAAGGTTCTCGTTCATCTGCTTCCTCCGGT
The sequence above is drawn from the Phragmites australis chromosome 10, lpPhrAust1.1, whole genome shotgun sequence genome and encodes:
- the LOC133883353 gene encoding transcription factor SPEECHLESS-like, translated to MADALCDQLFADVDGELPHHSDADDLFGILEAWEDCVTGAGAALSPCGVDQPLAADAAVANGKRQRDCEDGTVQAPKRQRSAPVSSEAAETGEEGMAKMTSHITVERNRRKQMNENLAVLRSLMPCFYVKRGDQASIIGGVVDYIKEMQQVLQSLEAKKHRKAYTDQVILSPRPPACCSPRPPLPLKSTPPMSPRLAVPISPRTPPAPGSPYKPCRKPLPPLPLPLSPPGSAYVSPSMTPTHESAASSYLPSLDAIATELCAYAANKQQAVPAAAGGVPDVKVEFSGANLVVKTVSHRAPGQAVKVIAALEGRSLEILHAKISTVDDTAVNSFTIKIGIECELSAEELVQEIQQNILNSSNFHC